Part of the candidate division WOR-3 bacterium genome, TTCGCGACCTCGCGGGACTTCTCCAGCGCGTCGTCGAAGTACTTCAGCGCGTCGTCCGGCCTGGCCGCATCCTCATGGACGGTTCCCATGATACTGAGAGTCGCGGCCACGCCCGTCGGATACGCAATCTCGCGGTAGATCTGCAGCGCCTGCTTCTGCAGCTTGAGCGCCTTGTCGGTCTCGCCCGTGGCCTGGCAAACCAGGCCGATGTTGCTCAGGGCGGCTGCCTCGCCCTGCCAGTGCTTAATCCCGCGGTATGTCGTCAGCGCCAGCTCGAAGCTCTTGAGCGCTTTTTCGGGCTCTCCTTTGGCGAGTGATATGCTCCCGATGCAGCTGGTGTTGTCGGCCAGCAGGAGTTGATTGCCGGTCTCGGTCGCAATCGCCAGCGCTTCTTCGTGGAGCTTCAGGGCCTTGTCGGTCTCCCCGGTGGCATAGGATAGCCGCGCGAGATTGGTGATAGCCGCGGCCTTCCCCTGCCGGTCCCCAAACTGCTCGGCCAGCTGGGCCGACTCTTCGTGACTCTCTCTGGCTTCCTTCCACCTGCCCGGCGGTTCATGGCACAGCCCAAGCAGGCTCGCGAGCGCGACCAGTTCGGTCCCCGCCGCCTCCTTCGTCGCCACTTTGAAGAGCAGGATCGCGTTGTCCCACTTGCAGGCCTTCATTGCCGCCCGGCCCAGTTCGAACGGAGTCCTGACCGTCGGCAGGGCATTCACGAGCCCGTCAAGGTATTCCATCATCCCCTCCAGTCGCCGGGCCGGATGCCCGCCCGTTTCGTCCGGAAGTCCTCCCGCCGGGGCAGTGATGCCCTGTTGCTGCCGGCGGGTGCAGGCTTCCTGTGACTTGGTTGTGCGTTACACGGTCTGGCACGGGACGTTATAGCCGGAAAGAGCGCAAGAGTCAAGCGGAGGCGAGCGGGCCGGAAGGCGTTCGGGGGCCGCGGAGAGGATGAAGCGGAGTGGTGGGAGCGGGGATTGTCCTTGCGGCACCGGGGCGCGGACTGCGACATCCTGTTGTGTCAATGCTGAAGCGCCGGGCTCCGGTTGCCGAACTACTTCGGCTCTGGCTCGGCTTTGGCGAGGTAGGTCGTTGCGGTCAGGCGGGCGAGGCGGCGGACGCGGGCGATGTAGTTCTGGCGCTCGGATACGCTGATAGCGCCGCGCGCCTCCAGCAGGTTGAAGAAGTGCGAGCACTTGATGACATGGTCGTAGCCCGGATAGACCAGCCCGAGCTTGAGCAGGCGCTGGGCCTCGGACTCGAACCGGTCGAACATCTCACGGTACAAGGCGACGTCGGCTTCCTCGAAATTGAACCTGGAGAATTCCTCTTCGTTCTGGCGGTAGACATCGCCCCAGGTCAGGCTGTCGTTCCACTTCACGTCGAAGATCGAGTTCGTGTTCTGCACGAACATGGCGATGCGCTCAAGTCCGTACGTGAGTTCGACCGGGATGACCTTCAAGTCAATCGAGCCGCACTGCTGGAAGTAGGTGAACTGGCTGATCTCGATGCCGTTCAGTTCGACCTGCCAGCCGAGTCCCCACGCGCCGAGGGTCGGCGATTCCCAGTCATCCTCGGTGAACCGGATGTCGTTCTTCTTCAGGTCGATGCCGATGGCCTCAAGGCTCTTTAGGTACAAATCCTGGATGTCGGCGGGCGCGGGCTTGAGAACTGCCTGCAGTTGCCAGAACTGCTGGACCCGCAGCGGGTTCTGGGCATAGCGGCCGTCGCGCGGCCGCTTGGATGGCTCGATGTAGACGACGTTCCATGGTCTGGAGTCGAGCACGCGGATGAAGGTCGCGGGGTTGAAGGTACCGGCGCCGACCTCGGAGTTGTAAGGGGAGAGCACCGCGCAACCACGCTCGGCCCAGTACTGCTGAAGGCGGAGGATGATGTCCTGGAAGTGCATCAGGATTCCCGAAGAACAACCGCCGATGCACGCCGACTAGCGCCGATGGGCGTCTTGGATTCGGGACCATATCTCCGGGAACAAACCGCCGATGGACGCCGATTAACGCCGATGGGAATACGGGGAAGTGACCCGTAGCTACGTCTACCTGCGCTAATCAGCGGCACCATCGTTTCTAGAAGTCCCTCACAACGCGTTTGACGTCCAACTTCGGCTTCCCGAAGTTCAGGAGCAAGCAGACTGACAGACCAGTAGCCTTCAGGTAGTTCATACACTGCGCCACGTGTACGTCATCCAGTGTCTTCACAGCCTTTAACTCGACAATCACCTTTCCCTCGACCAGCAGGTCGGCCGCATAATCACCGACCACAGTCCCGTCGTAGTGGACCGTAATGCTCTGCTGCTGGCCTGCCTTGAGTCCTGCCTTCCGCAGTTCGAGCGCCAGTGCATTCTCGTAGACTTTCTCAAGGAAACCGCTGCCGAGAGTGTTGCTGACCTTGAACCCGCACGAGATGATTTCCTTTGTGATGCGATCGAGTTCGATACGGCGTTCATCTGCGTTCATCGGCGGTTGCACTCAGAGTCCGAGGTCTGCGGCTATGCCCTGCATCGCGGCGACACAGATGGTGGTGAATTCCTCGAGCGAGAGTCCGAGCGCGGAGCAGGTGGCAATCTGCTCACGGTTGGCCCCAGCCGCGAACTTCTTTTCCTTGTACCGGCGGAGGATAAACTCGGCGTCAACACTCGCAATCTTCCTGGTCGGGTGCATCAGGGTGGCGGCCACGATGAGTCCGGTAGTCGGGTCGGAGGCGTAGAGGGCGCGGTCGAGTTTCGTCTGGGTGTCGGTGCCGGTGACGTGGCAGAGCACGGCGTGGACGATGTCCGGCTCGACGCCTTTCCCCGTCAGGATCTCCGCCCCGACGTGGCCGTGCTTCGCGGTGTCGTCCTTGGTCCGGTCGTAGTCGACGTCATGGAGCAGGCCGGCAAGACCCCACTTTTCCTCGTCCTCGCCGAGCTTGCGGGCGAGGCCGCGCAGGCACGCCTCGGTGGCAAGCATGTGCTTCAGCAGATTCCGGTTCGTGACCATCGACGTCACAAGCTCGTAGGCCTCAGTTCGTGTCATCGTTTCTCCAGCGGCATTATAGAAGAGGCCGCCCCGGTGTCAAAGCAGGGCCAGTTGTCCGAACTTCGGTTGGAGCCGTTCGATTTCGGTGTGGTGCGTCATGTCGAGGTGGAGCGGCGTCACCGAGATGTAGCCTGAGTAGACCGCCTCGAAGTCCGTGCCTTCGGTACCCTCGAATGCCAGCTCGCCGTCGATGGTCCAGGAGACCCCGCCGTCAGGCAGCCTGCCTCTTATCGCCATGTCGCGGTAGATACGCCGGCCCAGGCGTGTGACCTTGATACCCTTGATTTTCCCATCCGGGATGTTGACGTTCAGCAGGGTTTTTGGTGGCAGGACGCCGTCCAGCAGCAGCGGCACGAGCCGGCGGATGAAACGGATGGCAACAGCACGGTTCTCGCCGGACTTGAGGTAGGAGACCGCAACCGATGGCATGCCGAGCATCGTGCCCTCGATGGCTGCAGCGACCGTTCCGGAGTAGAGCACATCATCCCCGAGGTTCGGGCTGTCGTTGATGCCGGAGAGCACGAGGTCGATGGTGCGCTTGAGGATGCCATGGTGCGAAACAAGAACGCAGTCGGTCGGAGTACCGTGCACTGCGAGCCACCGGGGACGGAGGCGCCAGACGCGGATCGGCTTGCGCAGCGTGAACGAGTGGCTGGCGGCGGATTGGTTGACGGCAGGCGCCACAACCCATGCCCGGCCCAGCCCCTTGATGCCGTCGTGGAGGTCCTTGATACCTTGCGCCTCGACGCCGTCGTCGTTGGTCACGAGAATCAGAGGTTT contains:
- a CDS encoding glycine--tRNA ligase subunit alpha, whose protein sequence is MHFQDIILRLQQYWAERGCAVLSPYNSEVGAGTFNPATFIRVLDSRPWNVVYIEPSKRPRDGRYAQNPLRVQQFWQLQAVLKPAPADIQDLYLKSLEAIGIDLKKNDIRFTEDDWESPTLGAWGLGWQVELNGIEISQFTYFQQCGSIDLKVIPVELTYGLERIAMFVQNTNSIFDVKWNDSLTWGDVYRQNEEEFSRFNFEEADVALYREMFDRFESEAQRLLKLGLVYPGYDHVIKCSHFFNLLEARGAISVSERQNYIARVRRLARLTATTYLAKAEPEPK
- a CDS encoding GxxExxY protein — encoded protein: MNADERRIELDRITKEIISCGFKVSNTLGSGFLEKVYENALALELRKAGLKAGQQQSITVHYDGTVVGDYAADLLVEGKVIVELKAVKTLDDVHVAQCMNYLKATGLSVCLLLNFGKPKLDVKRVVRDF
- a CDS encoding HDIG domain-containing protein encodes the protein MTRTEAYELVTSMVTNRNLLKHMLATEACLRGLARKLGEDEEKWGLAGLLHDVDYDRTKDDTAKHGHVGAEILTGKGVEPDIVHAVLCHVTGTDTQTKLDRALYASDPTTGLIVAATLMHPTRKIASVDAEFILRRYKEKKFAAGANREQIATCSALGLSLEEFTTICVAAMQGIAADLGL
- the surE gene encoding 5'/3'-nucleotidase SurE, with translation MLKPRTKPLILVTNDDGVEAQGIKDLHDGIKGLGRAWVVAPAVNQSAASHSFTLRKPIRVWRLRPRWLAVHGTPTDCVLVSHHGILKRTIDLVLSGINDSPNLGDDVLYSGTVAAAIEGTMLGMPSVAVSYLKSGENRAVAIRFIRRLVPLLLDGVLPPKTLLNVNIPDGKIKGIKVTRLGRRIYRDMAIRGRLPDGGVSWTIDGELAFEGTEGTDFEAVYSGYISVTPLHLDMTHHTEIERLQPKFGQLALL